In Pseudoalteromonas carrageenovora IAM 12662, the following proteins share a genomic window:
- a CDS encoding ArsC family reductase, whose translation MITLYGISNCDTIKKAKKYLADNNIEFTFHDYRKDGVNTQMVNTFADKLDWEQLVNKRGTTYRALSDEQKQSLTKESAIELLVEQPAMIKRPVLVNNSSYHLGFKAAQYDEIFK comes from the coding sequence ATGATCACTCTATACGGCATAAGCAATTGCGATACCATAAAAAAAGCTAAAAAATACTTAGCAGATAATAATATTGAGTTTACTTTTCATGACTATCGAAAAGATGGCGTAAATACACAAATGGTCAACACGTTTGCAGACAAACTTGACTGGGAACAGCTAGTTAATAAACGTGGCACCACGTACCGCGCATTATCTGATGAGCAAAAACAAAGTCTTACCAAAGAGTCTGCAATAGAGCTACTTGTTGAACAACCAGCAATGATCAAACGCCCTGTGCTTGTAAATAATAGTAGCTACCATTTAGGCTTTAAAGCTGCACAATATGATGAGATTTTTAAATAA
- a CDS encoding PTS glucose transporter subunit IIA: MKAQQLDYLAVNKTPNNAITITSPFTGKVAMLDSHPEPFFKYGTLGPGIMVSLSSHKILAPFDGTLLQVKNAGTEFILQAKNGLKVLINLTISGSQPITHTHIAQLNGSEIHKGQRLAYFDLRKLDTPMLASLILLNGHTLGTFHYSHTHVNAGADPLLTIIKKK; encoded by the coding sequence ATGAAAGCACAGCAACTTGATTATTTAGCCGTTAATAAAACACCCAATAATGCAATTACAATTACTAGCCCATTTACTGGTAAAGTAGCCATGCTTGATAGCCATCCCGAACCGTTTTTTAAATATGGCACGCTTGGTCCTGGTATTATGGTGAGCCTTAGCAGTCATAAAATTTTAGCGCCTTTCGATGGCACATTACTTCAAGTAAAAAACGCAGGTACTGAGTTTATTTTGCAGGCTAAAAATGGCCTAAAAGTGTTAATAAACTTAACTATTTCTGGCTCACAACCTATTACTCATACCCATATTGCCCAGCTTAACGGCAGTGAAATACATAAAGGTCAGCGTCTTGCGTATTTTGACCTGCGTAAGCTTGATACGCCCATGCTAGCAAGTTTAATATTACTCAACGGCCATACCTTAGGTACGTTTCATTACTCGCATACGCATGTAAATGCGGGTGCAGATCCCCTATTAACTATTATCAAAAAGAAGTAG
- a CDS encoding ACT domain-containing protein, with the protein MSKQTLQLHSTLLSIHSLDVDANIPSALLKQPLFFISKTHDELSIVCPSEFEIQSLDTEPDWQALEVVGPLGFSLTGIMANISGVLASAKISIFSISTYDTDYILVKKQTATKALKALKNDGYNVVAD; encoded by the coding sequence ATGTCAAAACAAACATTACAATTACACAGCACGCTTTTATCTATTCATAGTTTAGACGTTGATGCCAATATACCTTCGGCACTGTTAAAACAGCCTTTATTTTTTATTTCTAAAACTCACGATGAACTATCGATTGTTTGCCCTAGTGAATTTGAAATCCAAAGCTTAGATACAGAGCCTGACTGGCAAGCACTAGAAGTGGTTGGCCCATTAGGCTTTTCGCTCACAGGTATAATGGCTAATATATCAGGCGTACTCGCCAGTGCTAAAATTTCTATTTTTTCAATATCAACTTACGATACAGACTATATTTTGGTAAAAAAACAAACAGCTACAAAAGCGCTCAAAGCGTTAAAAAATGATGGCTACAATGTGGTAGCAGATTAG
- the pta gene encoding phosphate acetyltransferase — translation MARRIMLIPVSTGVGLTSVSVGLVRALEQKTVKVNFFKPIAQPRSGETGPEKSTQIVTQGSPINPPTPFALDYAEQMIGDGRGDDLLEEIVERFESKINDDEVAIIEGMVPTRRQPYAGRVNREIAQTLGADIVFVLTPGNYNITQIEDRLEIAAGNYGGIDHPRVLGCIFNKVNAPLDEEGRARADLVDAYKAEELDNELNRLASLPIFRKNPFMLLGAIPWDFDLVAPRVKDLSAYLKATIINEGDMLHRRLRRITFCARTVSNILNHFTPGALLVTPGDRSDILVAACLSAMNGTKIGAILLTGGFEPEARIMALCEQAMQTGLPILATEADTWRTSLLLHNFNMEVPSDDDQRIEKVKDHNAQFIDSDWLDTLVKSVGKTRKLSPPAFRYLLTDKARKAGKTVVLPEGNEPRTIKAAAICGQRGIAKTILLGDRDEIMRIAEQQGIELNEHVSIVEPKSIINDYIEPMVEIRKGKGLTAVVAQEQLQDNVVLGTMMLEQGKVDGLVSGAVNTTANTIRPPLQLIKTAPGSSLVSSVFFMLLPDQVLVYGDCAINPDPNAEQLADIAIQSADSAAAFGIEPRVAMISYSTGTSGTGADVEKVREATKIAQQKRPDLIIDGPLQYDAAIMENVALKKAPNSPVAGKATVFIFPDLNTGNTTYKAVQRSADLISIGPMLQGMRKPVNDLSRGALVDDIVYTIALTAIQAAQAEALITQ, via the coding sequence ATGGCACGTCGTATTATGCTTATCCCGGTGTCTACAGGCGTTGGCTTAACCTCTGTTTCTGTTGGATTAGTGCGCGCTTTAGAGCAAAAAACGGTTAAAGTTAACTTTTTTAAACCAATAGCACAGCCTCGCTCAGGCGAAACTGGGCCAGAAAAATCAACGCAAATAGTTACTCAGGGCTCACCTATTAACCCGCCTACTCCCTTTGCATTGGATTACGCCGAACAAATGATCGGTGATGGCCGTGGTGACGACCTTCTTGAAGAAATTGTTGAGCGATTTGAAAGTAAAATTAACGATGATGAAGTTGCTATTATTGAAGGTATGGTTCCTACCCGTAGGCAACCTTATGCTGGGCGCGTAAACCGCGAAATAGCGCAAACACTCGGTGCCGACATTGTTTTTGTACTTACCCCCGGCAACTACAATATTACGCAAATAGAAGATCGTCTTGAAATCGCAGCGGGTAACTACGGCGGTATTGACCACCCACGTGTTCTTGGCTGTATTTTTAATAAAGTAAATGCCCCTCTTGATGAAGAAGGCCGCGCACGTGCGGATTTAGTCGACGCCTACAAAGCTGAAGAATTAGATAACGAGCTAAACCGCTTAGCTTCTTTACCTATTTTTAGAAAAAACCCGTTTATGTTACTTGGTGCCATCCCGTGGGACTTTGACTTAGTTGCACCACGCGTTAAAGATTTAAGTGCGTATCTAAAAGCGACCATTATTAACGAAGGTGACATGCTACATCGTCGCCTGCGTCGTATTACATTTTGTGCTCGAACTGTGTCAAATATTTTGAATCACTTTACTCCCGGTGCATTACTAGTAACACCTGGCGATCGCTCAGATATACTTGTTGCTGCATGTTTATCAGCCATGAATGGCACTAAAATTGGCGCAATATTGCTAACCGGAGGCTTTGAACCTGAAGCGCGCATAATGGCACTGTGTGAACAAGCTATGCAAACGGGTTTACCAATACTTGCAACCGAAGCCGATACATGGCGCACATCCCTACTGCTTCATAATTTTAATATGGAAGTACCTAGCGATGATGACCAGCGTATTGAAAAAGTAAAAGATCATAATGCACAGTTTATCGATTCGGACTGGTTAGATACGCTCGTTAAAAGTGTTGGTAAAACACGTAAGCTGTCACCACCAGCATTTCGTTACTTATTAACAGATAAAGCCCGCAAAGCAGGTAAAACAGTCGTACTGCCTGAAGGTAACGAGCCACGCACAATTAAAGCTGCCGCTATTTGTGGGCAACGTGGTATAGCTAAAACTATATTACTAGGTGATCGCGATGAAATTATGCGTATTGCAGAGCAACAAGGGATAGAGTTAAACGAGCACGTAAGCATTGTAGAACCTAAAAGTATTATTAACGACTACATTGAACCTATGGTAGAAATACGTAAAGGAAAGGGTTTAACGGCCGTTGTGGCGCAAGAGCAACTGCAAGATAACGTTGTGCTGGGTACTATGATGCTAGAGCAAGGTAAAGTAGATGGCTTAGTATCGGGTGCAGTAAACACCACTGCTAATACTATTCGCCCGCCACTTCAGCTCATTAAAACAGCCCCTGGGTCATCGCTCGTATCTTCTGTATTTTTTATGCTACTGCCTGATCAAGTTCTTGTATATGGCGACTGTGCAATAAACCCAGATCCAAATGCAGAGCAACTTGCTGATATAGCAATTCAATCAGCCGACTCAGCTGCCGCGTTTGGAATAGAGCCACGTGTAGCAATGATAAGTTACAGTACAGGTACATCTGGTACTGGTGCCGATGTAGAAAAAGTACGTGAGGCTACCAAAATAGCACAGCAAAAACGCCCTGATTTAATTATTGATGGCCCCCTTCAGTACGACGCCGCAATTATGGAAAATGTTGCTCTTAAAAAAGCGCCAAATAGCCCAGTTGCAGGTAAAGCAACCGTATTTATATTCCCAGACCTAAATACCGGTAACACAACCTATAAAGCTGTACAACGTAGTGCCGATTTAATAAGTATCGGCCCTATGCTACAAGGTATGCGTAAACCAGTTAACGATTTAAGCCGCGGCGCATTAGTTGACGATATTGTATACACTATTGCATTAACGGCTATTCAAGCTGCCCAAGCAGAAGCTTTAATTACGCAATAA
- a CDS encoding acetate kinase has translation MPTTSPKSQHVLVLNCGSSSLKFAIIDANDGHEIISGLAERLGADAPSIKYKYNGAKTVIELGANQAHAEAINTLVTLIKDHNLDEYLTAVGHRVVHGGEHFTKSVLIDDAVIEGITKASSLAPLHGHANLLGISSAQNSFTGLPQVAVFDTAFHQTMDEVAYLYALPYKLYTDYGVRRYGMHGTSHYYVAGQTAKLLNQPIEQSNFISAHLGNGCSVCAIKDGKSVDTSMGLTPLAGIVMGTRSGDIDPGLFNFLTTQLDYNAKQIDNLLNQESGLLGISELSNDCRTIEEAAVAGHKKAQLALDIFCYRLAKQIAAYMVPLQRLDALIFTGGIGENSDIIRANVIKQLGYLGLNCDEQANLNARFGTQGIISTSDKIPKAVVMPTNEEWVIALDAANIVKEL, from the coding sequence ATGCCAACAACCTCCCCTAAGTCACAACATGTTTTAGTACTAAATTGTGGTAGCTCTAGCTTAAAGTTTGCCATTATTGATGCAAACGATGGACACGAAATAATTTCGGGCCTAGCTGAGCGCTTAGGTGCTGACGCGCCGTCTATTAAATACAAATATAATGGCGCTAAAACAGTAATTGAGCTGGGTGCAAACCAAGCACATGCTGAGGCTATAAATACGCTTGTAACCTTAATAAAAGATCACAACCTTGATGAGTACTTAACTGCTGTAGGTCATCGGGTTGTTCATGGTGGTGAGCATTTTACGAAATCAGTTTTAATTGATGATGCTGTAATTGAAGGCATTACTAAAGCATCATCTTTAGCACCTTTGCATGGCCATGCTAACTTGTTAGGTATTTCTTCAGCGCAAAATTCCTTTACAGGCTTACCGCAGGTAGCCGTATTCGATACCGCTTTTCATCAAACCATGGATGAAGTTGCCTACTTATATGCATTACCTTATAAGCTTTATACCGACTACGGTGTAAGACGTTACGGCATGCATGGTACAAGCCATTATTACGTTGCAGGCCAAACAGCTAAGTTACTAAACCAGCCTATTGAGCAAAGTAATTTTATTAGCGCTCACCTAGGTAATGGTTGCTCTGTTTGCGCAATTAAAGACGGGAAAAGCGTTGATACAAGCATGGGCTTAACACCGCTGGCAGGCATAGTTATGGGTACTCGTAGTGGTGATATTGACCCAGGTTTATTTAATTTTTTAACTACCCAGCTAGATTACAACGCAAAACAAATTGATAACTTATTAAACCAAGAAAGTGGCCTTTTAGGTATCAGTGAGCTTTCTAATGATTGCCGTACAATAGAAGAAGCCGCAGTTGCAGGACATAAAAAAGCACAATTGGCGCTTGATATTTTTTGTTATCGTTTAGCTAAACAAATTGCAGCTTACATGGTGCCATTACAACGACTAGATGCACTTATTTTTACCGGCGGTATTGGTGAAAACTCCGATATTATTCGTGCAAATGTAATCAAACAGCTTGGCTACTTAGGCCTTAACTGTGACGAGCAAGCAAACTTAAACGCTCGCTTTGGCACGCAAGGTATTATTAGCACATCAGATAAAATACCAAAAGCAGTAGTAATGCCTACTAACGAAGAATGGGTTATTGCCCTAGATGCCGCAAACATTGTGAAGGAGCTGTAA
- the yfbV gene encoding terminus macrodomain insulation protein YfbV — MQKSVMSQLQTGRLYAKNWPMRKELAPLFLEFRVIKATELAITVMPILAMLTLFFQLNYLGPDFLPQAIASALFFISLPLQGIFWLGKRAQTPLEPAMQKWYTELYTKMVENGYQVQLNENKPRYMELASLLKDMFEKMDRAFTKEQF; from the coding sequence ATGCAAAAAAGTGTGATGTCACAACTACAAACGGGTCGTTTGTATGCTAAAAACTGGCCTATGCGCAAAGAGCTGGCACCTTTATTTTTAGAATTTAGGGTAATAAAAGCAACTGAATTAGCTATAACTGTGATGCCAATTTTAGCTATGCTTACTTTGTTTTTTCAGCTTAACTACTTAGGCCCTGACTTTTTACCACAAGCAATTGCTAGCGCATTATTTTTTATATCACTGCCTCTACAAGGTATATTTTGGCTAGGTAAACGAGCACAAACACCTTTAGAGCCCGCAATGCAAAAATGGTACACCGAGCTTTATACAAAAATGGTAGAAAACGGTTATCAAGTTCAACTTAATGAGAACAAGCCCCGTTACATGGAGCTTGCTAGCTTACTTAAAGATATGTTTGAAAAAATGGATAGGGCGTTCACTAAAGAGCAGTTTTAA
- a CDS encoding putative RNA methyltransferase: MSLQYQCPLCNQTLIKTDSTLRCTNNHSFDFAKEGYVNLLPVQQKNSKQPGDSLEMVQARRAFLETGHYSFLQQSISNTISNISANTVVDLGCGEGFYTQAIANKTNAQVYGVDISKSAVKYAAKRYPNCHFSVASISQAPFKNEFADVLVSVFAPLFELELARLANENTTLVVVSPGPWHLKELKSYIYSNINEHTEITTPKGFDKSAQSLLTETVTLGVTDIKNLIMMTPFAWKFRPEHWTALEEKGEHKVTLSFYITQFIKTAL, encoded by the coding sequence ATGAGTCTACAATATCAATGCCCACTGTGTAACCAAACACTTATAAAAACAGACTCTACGCTTCGTTGTACTAATAATCATAGTTTTGATTTTGCAAAAGAAGGTTATGTTAACTTGCTGCCAGTACAGCAAAAAAATTCGAAGCAACCGGGCGATTCTCTAGAAATGGTGCAAGCTAGACGTGCATTTTTAGAAACTGGTCATTACAGTTTTTTACAGCAAAGCATTAGTAATACAATTAGCAATATAAGCGCTAATACTGTTGTAGATTTAGGTTGTGGTGAAGGGTTTTATACTCAAGCCATAGCAAATAAAACGAACGCGCAAGTATACGGCGTTGATATTTCAAAGTCTGCGGTTAAATATGCCGCTAAGCGTTACCCTAACTGCCATTTTAGCGTGGCTTCTATAAGCCAAGCCCCGTTTAAAAATGAATTTGCTGATGTACTTGTTAGTGTTTTTGCTCCTTTATTTGAGCTAGAGCTAGCGCGCCTAGCAAATGAAAACACAACCTTAGTAGTAGTAAGCCCTGGGCCTTGGCATTTAAAAGAACTCAAATCGTACATTTATTCAAATATAAATGAACACACAGAAATAACAACACCAAAAGGCTTTGATAAATCAGCACAATCGCTTTTAACTGAAACCGTTACACTCGGTGTAACCGACATTAAAAACTTGATTATGATGACGCCATTCGCTTGGAAATTTAGACCCGAGCACTGGACAGCGCTCGAGGAAAAAGGTGAGCACAAGGTCACCTTATCGTTTTACATAACTCAGTTTATTAAAACTGCTCTTTAG
- a CDS encoding energy-coupling factor ABC transporter permease — translation MISLTLQGLLWALVIIIALLSFDKKTYKALYTTPARQTGVLACAIVFSVLWRIKAGILTGLDLHILGVTAATLVLGWRSAILSSVLASALLTAVGQIELNLLPMQILIGAFIPILLSYLGFLISYQYLPRHFFVYIFVCAFITAGFIACIKISLGALFYLAIGQYNWQELADNYVYLSAIIWFPEAMLNGMAITIMITYRPHWVKTFYDKDYLDS, via the coding sequence ATGATTAGTCTTACTTTACAAGGGCTACTTTGGGCCCTTGTTATTATTATCGCTTTACTAAGCTTTGATAAAAAAACATATAAAGCACTTTATACAACACCCGCACGTCAAACGGGTGTACTTGCATGCGCTATAGTATTTTCTGTGCTTTGGCGTATAAAAGCCGGTATTTTAACAGGCCTCGATTTACACATTTTAGGTGTTACGGCAGCGACCTTAGTTTTAGGGTGGCGATCAGCTATTTTAAGCTCTGTGCTAGCCAGTGCATTATTGACTGCCGTTGGTCAAATCGAGCTTAATCTGTTACCCATGCAAATACTTATTGGCGCCTTTATACCTATATTATTGAGCTACCTTGGCTTTTTAATCAGTTACCAATATTTACCCCGCCATTTTTTTGTTTATATATTTGTTTGTGCATTTATAACAGCTGGGTTTATTGCCTGTATAAAAATAAGCTTAGGTGCATTATTTTATCTGGCAATAGGTCAATACAATTGGCAAGAACTGGCTGATAACTACGTTTATTTGAGTGCTATAATTTGGTTTCCTGAAGCAATGCTCAATGGTATGGCTATTACCATTATGATCACTTACCGCCCACACTGGGTTAAAACTTTTTACGATAAGGACTACCTAGACTCATGA
- the xthA gene encoding exodeoxyribonuclease III, whose translation MKVISFNINGLRARLHQLQAIIDKHQPDVIGLQEIKVHDEAFPLEDVQKMGYHVYFHGQKAHYGVAMLCKKEPKSVLKGFATDTDESQKRMISVTVEQDNGRDLTVMNGYFPQGDNINHETKFPYKRQFYKDLMTHLETNHTPEQDVIVMGDINISPTDLDIGIGDANAKRWLKTGKCSFQPEEREWLATLLNWGFTDTFREQNPETNDQYSWFDYRSKGFVDNRGLRIDVVLATKDLAARCIDTGIDYELRGIEKPSDHAPIWSTFK comes from the coding sequence ATGAAAGTGATTTCTTTCAATATCAATGGTCTGCGTGCCCGCCTTCATCAATTACAAGCAATAATAGATAAACATCAACCAGACGTTATTGGCTTGCAAGAAATTAAAGTTCATGACGAAGCATTCCCATTAGAAGATGTTCAAAAAATGGGATACCACGTTTATTTTCACGGTCAAAAAGCACATTACGGTGTAGCTATGTTATGCAAAAAAGAACCTAAATCGGTCTTAAAAGGGTTTGCAACAGATACTGATGAATCACAAAAACGTATGATAAGCGTAACCGTTGAACAAGATAATGGCCGCGACCTAACCGTTATGAATGGTTATTTCCCACAAGGCGATAACATTAATCACGAAACTAAATTTCCTTATAAACGCCAGTTTTACAAAGATTTAATGACCCACCTTGAAACTAACCACACACCAGAGCAAGACGTAATTGTAATGGGCGACATAAACATCTCCCCTACCGACCTAGATATTGGCATTGGTGATGCAAACGCTAAGCGCTGGTTAAAAACAGGTAAATGTTCTTTCCAACCAGAAGAGCGTGAGTGGTTAGCAACATTATTAAATTGGGGCTTTACAGATACCTTTAGAGAGCAAAATCCCGAAACAAACGATCAATATTCATGGTTTGATTACCGCTCTAAAGGGTTTGTTGATAACCGAGGCCTTCGTATCGACGTAGTACTTGCTACTAAAGACCTTGCAGCACGCTGCATAGATACAGGTATTGATTACGAGTTACGCGGTATTGAAAAACCATCGGATCACGCACCTATTTGGTCTACATTTAAATAG
- a CDS encoding exonuclease III, with translation MKTQLLLATALFASATVCAQSNTYFSQDNKLESKLCVLSANEGFSVARKEAAQHGVYLSRFSKSILCNGEDIRDIAKKATASTSSVDKVEVFAKDAHQETQLCMTALKKGLAPVRQKIGNLNSLKCNGQNATEFVKRYQNAAI, from the coding sequence ATGAAAACACAACTACTTTTAGCTACCGCTTTATTTGCATCTGCAACTGTTTGTGCACAAAGCAACACTTACTTCAGCCAAGACAACAAACTTGAGTCTAAATTATGTGTATTAAGTGCTAACGAAGGCTTTAGCGTTGCCCGTAAAGAAGCTGCGCAACATGGCGTTTATTTATCTCGTTTTTCTAAGAGTATTTTGTGTAACGGTGAAGACATTCGTGATATCGCTAAAAAAGCGACGGCAAGTACTTCATCAGTAGATAAAGTAGAAGTATTTGCTAAAGATGCACACCAAGAAACACAGTTATGTATGACTGCACTTAAAAAAGGTTTAGCACCAGTACGTCAAAAGATTGGTAACTTAAACTCTTTAAAATGTAATGGTCAAAACGCAACTGAGTTTGTTAAGCGTTACCAAAACGCTGCAATTTAA
- a CDS encoding EF-hand domain-containing protein, with protein sequence MKKLTLATTILASLSLAACASNQGLEKIDSDFASLDNDSDGYISKVEADDDSIWGHFSNIDTNMDNEISRKEFNAYMQLNTGKVATDSEVSESAFKAKIAKFDKIENDFRSLDNDKNGYISVEEADDDDISNHFGYMDGNNDKRISKGEFKGYIKKYGKAVAEDDALKVLRHS encoded by the coding sequence ATGAAAAAGTTAACACTAGCAACAACTATTTTAGCATCTTTGAGCTTAGCGGCTTGTGCATCAAACCAAGGTTTAGAAAAAATCGATAGCGATTTTGCAAGCTTAGATAACGACAGTGATGGTTATATTTCAAAAGTAGAAGCAGATGATGACAGCATCTGGGGCCATTTTTCAAATATTGATACCAACATGGATAATGAAATCAGTCGTAAAGAATTTAACGCTTACATGCAATTAAATACCGGTAAGGTAGCCACTGACAGTGAAGTTAGTGAGTCAGCATTTAAAGCTAAAATAGCAAAGTTTGATAAAATCGAAAATGATTTTAGAAGCTTAGATAACGATAAAAATGGTTATATTTCAGTAGAAGAAGCTGACGATGATGATATTTCGAACCATTTTGGATACATGGATGGTAATAACGATAAGCGCATCAGTAAAGGTGAGTTTAAAGGTTATATTAAAAAATACGGTAAAGCGGTAGCTGAAGATGATGCTCTTAAGGTATTAAGACACAGCTAA
- the scpB gene encoding SMC-Scp complex subunit ScpB yields the protein MAGRRISDEQLIEIIEAAIFVADKPVSKRHLKDTVLADLAISMARINAAIEAIESHFQTRGIRLVEVGSGYRFEACSSLSPWLSNLWQERAPKYSRALLETLSLIAYRQPITRGEIEQVRGVTTGSTIIKTLLEREWVKVVGHKEVPGKPALYATTKQFLDYFSLTGLENLPALPSDQQSKINQLMSDPSVREPSE from the coding sequence ATGGCAGGTCGTCGAATTAGTGATGAGCAATTAATTGAGATCATTGAAGCGGCTATATTTGTCGCAGACAAACCAGTTAGTAAGCGCCATTTAAAAGACACAGTACTTGCTGATTTAGCTATATCAATGGCAAGAATTAACGCTGCAATTGAAGCTATAGAAAGCCACTTTCAGACACGAGGTATACGCCTTGTAGAAGTTGGCAGCGGTTATCGGTTTGAGGCTTGTAGTAGCTTAAGCCCTTGGCTGAGCAATTTATGGCAAGAACGAGCGCCTAAGTATTCGCGCGCGCTTTTAGAAACGTTGTCGTTAATAGCCTACAGGCAACCAATAACACGTGGTGAAATAGAGCAAGTAAGAGGCGTTACTACCGGCTCAACAATTATAAAAACCCTTCTCGAGCGTGAGTGGGTTAAAGTGGTAGGGCATAAAGAAGTGCCGGGTAAACCGGCATTATATGCAACTACTAAGCAATTTTTAGATTATTTTTCGTTAACAGGTTTAGAGAATTTACCTGCTTTGCCATCAGATCAGCAAAGCAAAATTAATCAGTTAATGAGCGATCCTTCTGTGAGAGAACCATCCGAATGA
- the rluB gene encoding 23S rRNA pseudouridine(2605) synthase RluB produces MSIQGEKLQKVLARAGVGSRREMEKYIDANRVSVNGKVAKLGDRVEETDLIRVDGHTVKIEEKADRICRVIMYNKPEGELSTRKDPEGRRTVFDRLPRIDGERWIAVGRLDINTAGLMLFTNDGELANRLMHPSYEVEREYSARVFGEVTNETVKNLTRGVELEDGPAKFLSVKPMGGEGINRWFNVTLNEGRNREVRRLWQSQDVEVSRLIRIRYGKLELDKRVPQGGWNELDLETVNYLRKTVKLGRETQTKLSVMPEKRKDKRAKINQIRKAVKKHNQRVKQTKRK; encoded by the coding sequence ATGAGTATACAAGGTGAAAAGTTACAAAAAGTCTTAGCCCGTGCAGGCGTAGGCTCACGCCGTGAAATGGAAAAATACATTGATGCTAACCGCGTTAGTGTAAATGGTAAAGTAGCTAAGTTAGGCGACCGTGTTGAAGAAACCGATTTAATTCGTGTTGACGGTCATACTGTAAAAATTGAAGAAAAAGCAGATCGTATCTGTCGTGTAATTATGTACAACAAACCAGAAGGTGAGTTAAGTACACGTAAAGATCCTGAAGGCCGTCGTACTGTATTTGATCGCTTACCTCGTATTGACGGTGAACGCTGGATTGCAGTTGGACGATTGGATATTAATACTGCAGGCCTAATGTTATTTACCAATGACGGCGAGCTTGCAAATCGTTTAATGCACCCAAGCTACGAAGTAGAGCGTGAATACTCAGCTCGAGTATTTGGTGAAGTAACGAATGAAACAGTTAAAAATCTTACTCGTGGTGTTGAACTAGAAGATGGTCCCGCTAAGTTTTTAAGCGTAAAACCAATGGGCGGCGAAGGTATTAACCGCTGGTTTAACGTTACACTTAATGAAGGGCGTAACCGCGAAGTTCGTCGTTTATGGCAGTCTCAAGATGTTGAAGTATCTCGCCTTATTCGTATTCGTTACGGTAAATTAGAACTTGATAAGCGTGTACCTCAAGGTGGCTGGAATGAGTTAGACCTTGAAACAGTTAACTATTTACGTAAAACAGTTAAGCTTGGTCGTGAAACACAGACTAAACTTTCGGTTATGCCTGAAAAGCGTAAAGATAAGCGCGCTAAAATCAATCAAATACGCAAAGCGGTAAAAAAGCACAATCAACGTGTTAAGCAAACTAAACGTAAGTAA
- a CDS encoding YciK family oxidoreductase: protein MHTYQAAENALQDKVILITGAGDGIGRVAAINYAKHGATVILLGKTTNKLECVYDEIVNAGYPQPAIVPMDLKGATKQNYRDLAATIESQFGRLDGLLNNAGILGSLGPLEHFCSSTFENIMKVNVTAQAMITKALFPVLRKSKSASVVFTSSGVGRKGREFWGPYAISKFAVEGMMQTWACEVGKTSIRVNCINPGATRTSMRAAAYPGEDRDKLATPEDLMPTYLYLMSDDSASVNGESLDAQQKK from the coding sequence ATGCACACTTATCAAGCAGCTGAAAACGCACTGCAAGACAAAGTTATTTTGATCACTGGCGCAGGCGATGGTATTGGCCGAGTAGCCGCAATAAACTATGCTAAACACGGCGCAACAGTAATTTTATTAGGAAAAACAACTAATAAACTTGAGTGTGTTTACGATGAAATAGTAAATGCTGGTTACCCACAGCCCGCTATTGTACCGATGGATTTAAAAGGGGCGACTAAGCAAAACTATCGTGATTTAGCAGCCACTATAGAAAGCCAATTTGGCCGCCTTGATGGGTTACTTAATAATGCCGGAATTTTAGGATCTCTTGGCCCGTTAGAGCATTTTTGTTCATCTACTTTTGAAAACATAATGAAAGTAAATGTAACGGCACAAGCAATGATCACTAAAGCGCTTTTCCCTGTACTACGTAAATCAAAAAGTGCATCAGTCGTTTTCACATCATCAGGTGTCGGACGAAAAGGCCGTGAATTTTGGGGACCATATGCTATTTCTAAATTTGCTGTAGAAGGCATGATGCAAACATGGGCGTGCGAAGTAGGTAAGACGTCTATTCGTGTAAATTGCATAAATCCAGGTGCAACCAGGACGTCTATGCGTGCTGCAGCCTATCCAGGTGAAGACAGAGACAAACTTGCCACGCCTGAGGATTTAATGCCAACCTACTTATACTTAATGAGTGATGACTCAGCATCTGTAAATGGCGAATCACTTGATGCGCAACAGAAAAAATAA